The window ATAGCGCGTTGTGTTTGTTGCGCACGTTCATTCCAGCTCGCAACAACATATTTAATCGATTTCGATCCATGGTGATGAAATGTCTAGCCAGACAGTCAAAACCTCGTATCATTGCCGCTTGAATTAGCCGGTTTCCTAAACCGTCGTGTCTTTTGGGTACAGGGTATCGCTGCTGCATGCAGTAACGGGTGGAAATCCGATTGGCATGAAGTCCATCTTGAAAATCCAGGATCTTGTGGTTGAATTTCGGACGCGCGAAATCGGGCAGAAAATAAAGGTCGCCGTCAACCACCTGAGCCTGGAAGTTTTTCCGGGAGAAGTATTTGGTTTTTTGGGGCCCAACGGCGCCGGCAAAACCACGACCATGAATGTTTTGCTGGGCTTTGTCCCGGCCACTCATGGCTCAGCCTATATTTTTGATGTGAACGTCCGCGAGCCGATCGCGCGGCAACGGATCGGTTATCTCCCCGAACTTACTTATTACTACAAGTTTCTCACAGCGGAGGAGCTGTTGCGCTTTTACGCGAGGGTATTCCGAATTCCACGCGCCGAAGCCGGGCCGCGGATCGACGAGGTTTTGAAGCTTGTCGAATTGAACGCTGCGCGCGCGCGTCCGATCAAGACCTATTCCAAAGGGATGCAGCAAAGGGTTGGCCTGGCACAGGCGCTGATCAATGACCCCGACCTGTTGATCCTGGACGAACCGACCAGCGGGCTAGATCCGATCGGCCGAATGAAAGTGCGCGAAATAATCCAACGGTTGAAAGCCAAAGGGAAAACCGTCTTCTTTTCATCGCACGAACTGGGCGAAGTCGAGACGGTGTGTGACCGCGTGGCGATTCTTCACAACGGCGAGCTGAAGGCCGCCGGCCGCGTAACCGACCTGGAGGAAAAATACAAATGCAACCTTGAACAGGCTTTCCTCAAGGTGATCGGCTACCAACCCGGTTTATGAACAACGCTCTGGCGATCGCGTCTATCGTCGTCAAAGAACTCTACCGCCGGAAAGATTTTTACGTTCTTTTTGTGCTGACCGCGGTCATTACACTGT of the Candidatus Angelobacter sp. genome contains:
- a CDS encoding ABC transporter ATP-binding protein; translation: MKSILKIQDLVVEFRTREIGQKIKVAVNHLSLEVFPGEVFGFLGPNGAGKTTTMNVLLGFVPATHGSAYIFDVNVREPIARQRIGYLPELTYYYKFLTAEELLRFYARVFRIPRAEAGPRIDEVLKLVELNAARARPIKTYSKGMQQRVGLAQALINDPDLLILDEPTSGLDPIGRMKVREIIQRLKAKGKTVFFSSHELGEVETVCDRVAILHNGELKAAGRVTDLEEKYKCNLEQAFLKVIGYQPGL